The following DNA comes from Cucumis sativus cultivar 9930 chromosome 7, Cucumber_9930_V3, whole genome shotgun sequence.
TCAGGAGCAATGCTGGTGGTTCATGATGCTAAACCTGGGATGTTTGATGGTAAAGTAATCATGTCCGGCACACCCGATCAAATTCGAGCTGCCCAGAGACTTGTCCATGCCTTCATCTTGTGCGGAAAGACACAATCATGATAAACCTACCAAAACAACCACGAAAATTGGATTGTCTCAAAAGTTTTTATCGGAGTCTAAATATACACATGGTGAGTTAGTAGAGTGCTATCTCAATTTAGGTACAGAGTTCGAGTCCATTTTCCCCTGTTTCAAACATGTTTTCCAGCCACCCTAGCCGGAAGTGCACATTGTAGAAaatcaataagaaaaatacgaagttattttcaatttttgtagcatataatttataatcgTATTGTACCATTCATATCAGATTTGATTCGACCCTTATGCTAGTGGCAGCCATTGGAGATTCTGTAGAAAGGAAGACAGAGAATTATGTGCAAGTGAAAATGCaggacaaaaataaaatctgattacgaaaaacaaaacaaaaaagaaccGTTTCATTGTACACCCGCAGGAGATGATAATTTACAAGATTCTAGGAATTGACAATTTGAAATGGTTCACAATGTGATAAAACAAAAGgctaataaattaattagtacGCGTACACGGTTCACCCTCGATGCAGCCAGCTTTGGAAGATACAAGGGTTCGTTCCTCTTGTCTGATGGGTGTGAATCCATCTATAGCCATCagtgaaattttaaatctgTCAAATGTTGACTAACTCATTTCAACCTAATCTCTATAGGAGAGATGTATGGTTTTTGCTAAATTCCGCAACAGCAATCTCATAGCCATCTGTCACAATTCTAAACACCTTTCGGGTTGGACTCAGAATCTCCATTCTGCACAGCATTCTAAAACAGATTTGAATGATTTGATGTAATGGGCGATATTAACGACTACAAAAACAATggtaaagaaaacaacaatataataCAACTTTCCACCTCATTTCTATTGAAGGTTGCAGTTTGTCCACCCTGATTTGGAGTTTTTGAGAGGTCCCGAAGAGTTCCCTTGACAGTCCACGGGGTTAGaaattagaagttttttttttttaaggatgCGAGTcttactattattaatattgaaaaatgaagagacaaAGCTTAATGTAAATGAAGGTTATACAAATAGCAATAGGGGAAGGGAAGGGAGGATCAGCAAGCACCTCACATCTCAATAGAAATTACaagtaattaaaacaaaaacattaagGGCTATTCGCTACCTAACAGCCTTCAAGAAAAGATTTACTAAGGCGAAAAGCAGAGCAGCTAAATGCACCACACCATTTTCTGAATCATGTCTAtcgaaaactctgaaactgGTTTAATAACACCATTCTTAATGACTTTTATAGGCTTCTAACAAAAAGGAGGTAATTTAGGTTCACTGTATACCATTAATAAATATCACAACAGAAAAGCCAATCCAGAAATATTTGGCATTTTCTAACAATCCATGACTGGAAAGACCCTTAATTGTCTAATAGGCCTTATGCCCTCATTTGACACTTCAATTTGTTGAATGTActttaattttggttgattgAGTACAGTATAGTTCGTATAGTCTAATATATAATCCTTGAGTGCTCTCTCAAAAGTTAATAAGATTTTAATGTTCCAAGCTTTAGCTTTAGCTTGGAAGTCTTAAAGAAGTTAGTCTACTAAGTTTATACATTTTGACGAGATATCCTTCATatcttcaaagtttcaaaCCTGCAGGAGACTTTTAGTCTTTAGAGCTTCAGACTTTATGATGATGGTACATTCCCACTACAGCAAAATTTTACGTCAAACATATTAAGCCAAGCATACCATAGGAATCCCAAAATAAAGTGAAACCTTCATCATATCCACCCTCATCCATGCTGTCTAATTCTAAATCCTACACAAGAATCGCTTTGGCTCTCTTAATCCCAACATAGAATGCAATAACCACTACACGTCATCCACTCTACTGATTGGAATCCACTTCCTGAAGAATCTATGCTCCAAGGACTTTGAAGAAGCTCTATCAAGGATTGTAAAATCATTGCAGTTATCTAAATTCTAATGTAAAAAGGCGTTACTCTGCTATACAACCATAAAACTCCGTGGCACCTTAATCACTTTTGCTTAATAGGAAGGGAACTAGAAAGCATCCAACTAAGTTCCACCGTACATGAATGGAGAAATTATACAAAAACTACCAATAGCATTTAAAGGAATAGGGCGATTATATTAGCAAGCAATCTAGCCACTTTGAAGTCCTAATCCATGTTCTGTTGGCTTAATACATCGGATTTTGTATTATGAAGAATTTGCAACCAGTTGATGATATTTATCTGGATTGCATAAGAGACATAAAAACGCTTACACCTTGGTGTATTGTTATCCAGAATGTCACTcttcctttcaatttttcattttgtagaGCCCTTTACAACAAAGAAATTGATGAGTTAGTTCCTTTCTATTTCTAATTCCAAAAGTTAAACTTAATATTGGGCTTAGCGACAGCCTTCCAAAAGGTCTCATGTaggcttttatatatatatatatataaaacaattttattgatgttCTAAAATTTACGAAAGGGACAATCGATCCATTATGATTACAAAAGGCTTTCCCAATTTGAAGAAAGGTGAACATAACTATAGGAAGTGGAGATGTTAGACAATTTACACCATGAAACAGCATAATAAATAATGCGATCAAAGAATACTTCAAAATTCTGCTGTGTCTATCAGAACCCTTTTTCTTGCACTCTTTTTCCAAATGAGCCAAAAGAATGATCTATTGACGTGGAACCACAGAAAGACTTCGGCACCATTGAAGGGGTGGCCCAATGAAACAAGAGTGAGGGTAACTTCTGCGTCCCTAGGAACTAGGAAGGGTTGTAGGACATCCAATATTCAAGGTGATAGGAGCCCAAAAAGAAGAGGATCTAGGGACGTCATTGAGGTGAAGACTGAAATAAGCAGTGGACTATTGCCCATGCTTGCAACAGATGTTAGAAACGAAGAAAGATCCATCTATAATTTACTGGCAGTTATGTTCAAGATCTCACATCTCAGATTTGCTAAAGTTGATACAATCCTTTAAGCTTAAAGCACGATATAATACGCATTTTCAAAAGAACTATATCACCATATTAAAAGATGTTAACGTCTTttaacctttcttttttttttttgtgtgtgtgtgtgggttGGGGGGAGGGAGGTGAATGTTTGATACCTTGTTTGCCCACATGAGTCCACAAGCATTGCAAAGGGTTCTTGGCCCATCAGGTCCACGTCGCATCATTGGTGTTGACTTCTCACTAATACCACAATGTCGACAGCTACAGgccaataaattaaaaatgtgaatCAATCAATAAAGCAATAAGCATGACTATTTAAAGAGTAGTTGAACTAgatcataaataaaaactaacaGAATTTCTTGTTGTTGGGATCCATTTCCATCACTACTCCAGCTCTCATTTTGTTCCCAACTCGCCATGGCCAATGATGAATCTTCATGAATGGGTTTAGAAGATGTGAACTGGCCTTTATTACGCTGCATCCTATAAGAGTAAGAACAACAAAGtgaaaacattaaatataaGCTCAGTGATctgttttgaatttatcaatatagttattaaaataacttatGTACAACGAGAAAGTGTATGTAAGAAATCTGTCGgcacacaaacaaaataatttcaactTCTTGCGACAAAGCATGCTGCAAGATGCATTATTGGTCAGCAAGTGTGAAACTACAGGTTAGTGAGTCGAAAGTTTTCAGTTGCACTTATAATTGTTGAATCAGTAAAGTAATGGGCTAGATGTGCAGTCTAAGACATAATATTTTCTCCAAAATTAGAGTCAAAAGCTATTTGAAAGCATGTagctttttttaaagaaattttttaaaaggtgttttgattgattttgaacTGAAAgtaagtttgttttggttttttgtttcaattaaaaGAGATATCAGTAGACAAACTACTAACTGCTACACTGGATACTTAACGCAACTTTGAGACTAATTACAAGTTAGCCACTACCTAAAACTGTTTCCAGCTCCTAAAGCCCTCTTcaattctctcttttgtttataAGAACCTCTTCAATTCTCATAAATAAGCATAATGAAACTGAACTTATAGGCAGGAAATGTTGTAAAGTAATTGGCAAAAAACCTTTGCTAATTCAGAGAGAGAGGAATCATCAGGATGACAGCCAATGAACAAACTAAAGATGCATAAAGTATCCATTGATCATGTCATCAGAATTTTACACATTCATCATTTTGCTACCCAGTTCAACAAGAATACATGACACTAAACAGCTTCAACCATCAGCTGAAAAACTATGCTTAAATCAAACTAAGCCTCATAATAGGAACATACAGCATTAACTCCCAACtcttagaagaaaatataaccCTATTGAAGATGAAATAATAGATAACttaagggagaaaaaaaataatccaacAATAAAGGAAGGTGAGATACCTAAGTGCTACCTCTTTACGAACTGTATACCGAATTTTCTTGTCAAAATTACGTTCCTTTCGCTTTTCACGAAATCTAATCAAAGAAGCTAATCTCTGAGGGACACTTAGACGTGGGGGAATATTGGCAAGTGCCTGGTTAAACGCTTCATCAGTGAGATGCTACAGATGAGATAACACGTCATTCTTTAATAGATAgtacaataaaataatggtaaaatgtTGACAAGAAGAAATACATACCCTATCATTTGGCTGATTGGTTATTGGGATCGACGGAACACGCAAAGGTACTTCACGACCtcccaataataataacacgGCTTGTACCTGAAAAGGAGTTCTTTAAACTATTGAGAAAGTGGGAAACCATTGAACCAATAAAGAACAAACTATATATGCTAACTGATGAACTAGTAGGTACATGCGAAATTGCTAACATGAATTTCTTTAGATAAGCAACCAATATTTCTACTTAGccataaaaatggtaattagGGTATCTTGCTTGCACCTCAAATGACTAGCATTCACGTATTATCATTGCATAAACCATCCAATTAATCCCATCCCATCCATCGCCTATAAAGCCCAAATCAAAAGGTCCACTTAGTCATAAACCGGTAATGTCGATAAACATGTCAGTGTCAATTTAGAATATCTCAGTCACAATGAAAGTGAAAGATACTTAGGTCACAACATCAAACGAAGACTGTGAAGGACCAATCTGACTCAGCAGTTTTTTCAACAACTAGGAAGAGAGCTCGGAAAGGTTAATTGTGCAAATGTAGTGTTATCTCAACATCAGAGTATCACTTCAAGAATTCTCTAAACTGTTTTTACTTTATACAGTTAACACAAGCAGAAAACGAATAAACCTTTTCAGGCGAGACAGAATCGAAAACATAAACTTGACCCTGATAAGACAGGGTGAGCTGGTCGCAGTTCTCGCCTCCTCGATCCACCATTACACCACGATTCTCAGCAAGATCACCATGGTCCGATTGAACTTCCCTTTCCACAACCATAATACCATGACCTTCATTTTCATGTTCATCAGCCAATCCATTCCCATTACTCATATAATGCAAGTCATGGTGTTCCTGTTCTTGCACAGATTGCGTGTGCATCGAATGCTGTGCATGGCCGATATGCATCCGTCCATCACTTGGATGAATACTGTCCATTTCACTGCTCCCGCCAAAACAcc
Coding sequences within:
- the LOC101215755 gene encoding GATA transcription factor 24-like isoform X3, giving the protein MDSIHPSDGRMHIGHAQHSMHTQSVQEQEHHDLHYMSNGNGLADEHENEGHGIMVVEREVQSDHGDLAENRGVMVDRGGENCDQLTLSYQGQVYVFDSVSPEKVQAVLLLLGGREVPLRVPSIPITNQPNDRALANIPPRLSVPQRLASLIRFREKRKERNFDKKIRYTVRKEVALRMQRNKGQFTSSKPIHEDSSLAMASWEQNESWSSDGNGSQQQEILCRHCGISEKSTPMMRRGPDGPRTLCNACGLMWANKGTLRDLSKTPNQGGQTATFNRNENAVQNGDSESNPKGV
- the LOC101215755 gene encoding GATA transcription factor 24-like isoform X2; the encoded protein is MDSIHPSDGRMHIGHAQHSMHTQSVQEQEHHDLHYMSNGNGLADEHENEGHGIMVVEREVQSDHGDLAENRGVMVDRGGENCDQLTLSYQGQVYVFDSVSPEKVQAVLLLLGGREVPLRVPSIPITNQPNDRHLTDEAFNQALANIPPRLSVPQRLASLIRFREKRKERNFDKKIRYTVRKEVALRMQRNKGQFTSSKPIHEDSSLAMASWEQNESWSSDGNGSQQQEILCRHCGISEKSTPMMRRGPDGPRTLCNACGLMWANKGTLRDLSKTPNQGGQTATFNRNENGDSESNPKGV
- the LOC101215755 gene encoding GATA transcription factor 24-like isoform X1, translating into MDSIHPSDGRMHIGHAQHSMHTQSVQEQEHHDLHYMSNGNGLADEHENEGHGIMVVEREVQSDHGDLAENRGVMVDRGGENCDQLTLSYQGQVYVFDSVSPEKVQAVLLLLGGREVPLRVPSIPITNQPNDRHLTDEAFNQALANIPPRLSVPQRLASLIRFREKRKERNFDKKIRYTVRKEVALRMQRNKGQFTSSKPIHEDSSLAMASWEQNESWSSDGNGSQQQEILCRHCGISEKSTPMMRRGPDGPRTLCNACGLMWANKGTLRDLSKTPNQGGQTATFNRNENAVQNGDSESNPKGV